A genome region from Nicotiana tabacum cultivar K326 chromosome 13, ASM71507v2, whole genome shotgun sequence includes the following:
- the LOC107798672 gene encoding putative inactive receptor kinase At5g10020, translating to MTLSQSLSLLLLLLLFYLNASSASEDEVRSLLEFKKGIKDDPLGKIFNTWSQTGLGSDPSTCPKSFHGVVCDTNSNSVISIALDGLGLVGDLKFSTLNGLKQLKNLSLSGNSFTGRVVPALGSMSTLQHLDLSGNQFYGPIPARINELWSLNYLNLSNNNFTGGYPSGISSLQQLRVVDLHNNGLWGDIEELFYELRYTEHLDLSNNSFFGSFSNMGPDNVSALAATVQLMNLSHNNLGGGFFRVDLLQRFVNLRVLDLGNNALMGELPAFGLLPNLRVLRLGNNQLFGSIPEELLQGMVPLEELDLSGNGFSGSIPKVNSTTLSVLNISSNHLLGSLPSSVGNCAVVDLSRNMLDDNISVIESWGGNLETIDLSSNRLTGIIPNITSQFQRLTSLNFGNNSLEGNLPPSLGTYPRLVTLDLSTNKLGGPIPPTLFTSMTLMNLNMSGNQLSGLIPIEGSHSSELLLQPTYPALESLDLSENSLTGNLSSGIGNLGRLQVLNLAKNQLSGMLPSELGKLRSLEFLDVSKNNFTGRIPENLSSNLRAFNVSYNDLSGTVPISLKNFSDSSFHPGNSLLIFPSNWPHNNHGVPDQSSPRHHSSKSSIKVAIIVASVGAFLIIAFVLFAYRRAQAQDSRLRSGFNGQSAGRDVKLGRFNRPAIFKFHGSSEPPPASLSFSNDHLLTSNSRSLSGQIESGTEIVEHVFPEGVTAGSATSHTVGNHPATSGRRSSPGSPIASSPRFIDTIEQPVTLDVYSPDRLAGELFFLDGSLSFTAEELSRAPAEVLGRSSHGTLYKATLNSGHVLTVKWLRVGLVKNKKEFAKEVKKIGSVRHPNAVPLRAYYWGPREQERLILADYIAGDSLALHLYETTPRRYSPLSFNQRLKVAVEVARCLAYLHERSLPHGDLKPTNIILVGADYSARLTDYGLHRLMTPAGIAEQILNLGALGYRAPELATATKPIPSFKADVYALGVILMELLTRRSAGDIISGQSGAVDLTDWVRLCDQEGRGMDCIDRDIAGGEEHCKAMDDLLAVSLRCILPVNERPNIRQVVENLCSISV from the exons ATGactctctctcaatctctctctctACTCCTCTTGTTACTTCTGTTTTATCTCAACGCCTCTTCTGCTTCAGAAGACGAAGTTCGATCACTTCTGGAGTTCAAAAAGGGCATAAAAGACGACCCATTAGGCAAAATCTTCAACACATGGAGCCAAACGGGTCTCGGGTCAGATCCATCAACATGCCCAAAGTCATTCCATGGCGTCGTTTGTGACACCAACTCAAATTCAGTTATCTCCATTGCACTTGACGGGCTTGGATTAGTGGGTGACTTGAAGTTCTCAACTCTAAATGGGCTAAAACAGCTCAAAAATCTCAGTCTTTCGGGTAACTCTTTCACGGGTCGGGTTGTACCCGCTTTAGGTTCTATGTCCACTCTTCAACATTTGGATCTGTCTGGTAACCAGTTTTATGGGCCAATCCCGGCCAGAATTAACGAGCTTTGGAGTTTGAATTACCTCAATTTGAGTAACAATAATTTTACAGGGGGTTACCCGAGTGGAATTAGTAGTCTTCAGCAGCTGAGAGTAGTGGATTTGCATAACAATGGACTTTGGGGTGATATTGAGGAGTTGTTTTATGAGTTGAGGTATACTGAGCATCTTGATTTGAGTAATAACTCGTTTTTTGGGTCGTTTTCGAATATGGGACCGGATAATGTATCTGCATTGGCTGCAACGGTTCAGCTCATGAATTTGAGTCATAATAACTTGGGTGGTGGTTTCTTTAGGGTAGATTTGTTGCAGAGATTTGTGAATTTGAGAGTTTTGGATTTGGGGAATAATGCTTTAATGGGAGAGCTTCCGGCTTTCGGGTTGTTGCCTAATTTGAGGGTCCTAAGACTTGGGAATAATCAGCTTTTCGGGTCGATTCCTGAGGAGCTTTTGCAAGGGATGGTTCCATTGGAAGAACTGGATCTTAGTGGAAATGGATTTTCAG GTTCAATTCCGAAAGTCAATTCAACAACTTTGAGTGTTCTAAATATTTCATCAAACCACCTGTTAGGTTCACTCCCATCATCTGTGGGAAATTGTGCAGTTGTGGATTTGAGCAGAAATATGCTAGATGATAACATTTCAGTTATTGAGAGCTGGGGAGGCAATCTGGAAACTattgatttgagttcaaacaggTTGACTGGAATTATTCCCAATATAACCTCTCAGTTTCAACGTTTGACTTCTCTTAATTTCGGAAACAATTCTCTCGAGGGAAACTTACCTCCATCACTGGGCACCTACCCAAGACTGGTTACACTTGATCTCAGCACCAATAAACTTGGTGGACCTATTCCACCTACATTGTTCACTTCAATGACATTGATGAACCTAAATATGTCCGGAAATCAGTTGTCAGGATTAATTCCTATTGAAGGCTCTCATAGTAGCGAATTACTTCTTCAACCAACATACCCGGCACTAGAGTCTCTTGATCTTTCAGAAAACTCATTGACAGGTAATTTGTCTTCTGGCATTGGCAATCTTGGGAGGCTTCAAGTGCTAAATCTTGCTAAGAATCAGTTATCAGGCATGCTGCCTAGCGAATTGGGTAAACTTAGAAGTTTGGAATTCCTTGATGTATCTAAAAACAACTTTACGGGTAGAATCCCTGAAAATCTTTCATCGAATTTGAGGGCGTTTAATGTGTCTTACAATGATCTAAGTGGTACAGTCCCTATTAGCTTGAAAAACTTTTCTGATAGTTCATTTCATCCTGGAAACTCACTCTTGATCTTCCCGAGCAATTGGCCACATAATAATCATGGCGTTCCTGATCAAAGTAGTCCGCGCCATCACAGCTCGAAATCCAGTATCAAAGTGGCAATTATTGTTGCCTCAGTTGGAGCTTTTTTGATAATTGCCTTCGTTCTCTTCGCTTACCGTCGAGCTCAGGCCCAAGATTCCCGCTTGCGAAGTGGATTTAATGGCCAATCCGCTGGAAGAGATGTTAAACTTGGAAGGTTCAATCGGCCTGCTATTTTCAAGTTCCATGGCTCCTCAGAGCCGCCCCCAGCTTCGTTGAGTTTCTCTAATGATCACTTGCTCACATCAAACTCAAGATCGCTGTCTGGGCAAATTGAGTCTGGTACAGAAATTGTTGAGCATGTTTTTCCAGAGGGAGTAACTGCAGGTTCAGCAACTTCGCACACCGTAGGTAATCATCCGGCAACATCTGGCCGGAGATCCTCGCCAGGCTCTCCAATAGCTTCCTCCCCTCGTTTTATTGACACAATTGAACAGCCGGTGACATTGGATGTCTATTCACCTGATCGATTGGCTGGGGAATTGTTCTTCCTGGATGGTTCACTGTCATTTACTGCTGAGGAGTTATCTCGTGCGCCTGCTgaagttctgggtagaagtagcCACGGCACATTGTATAAAGCTACTCTAAATAGTGGGCACGTTCTTACTGTCAAGTGGTTGCGGGTGGGGTTAGtaaaaaacaagaaagaatttGCAAAGGAAGTTAAAAAGATTGGATCTGTCAGGCATCCAAATGCTGTTCCTTTACGGGCATATTACTGGGGTCCTCGGGAACAAGAGAGGCTCATTTTAGCAGACTACATAGCAGGAGATAGCTTGGCATTGCATCTTTATG AGACAACCCCTCGGAGGTACTCCCCGTTATCCTTCAACCAGAGGTTGAAAGTCGCTGTCGAAGTTGCTCGGTGTTTGGCATACCTGCATGAGAGAAGCCTGCCTCATGGAGACTTGAAGCCGACTAATATAATCTTGGTTGGTGCTGATTACAGTGCCCGCCTCACTGATTATGGTCTCCACCGCTTGATGACTCCAGCAGGGATTGCAGAACAGATATTGAACCTAGGGGCTCTTGGATACCGTGCTCCCGAACTTGCTACTGCAACGAAACCTATCCCATCATTTAAGGCTGATGTATACGCTCTTGGCGTGATTCTAATGGAATTGCTCACAAGAAGAAGCGCTGGTGACATAATCTCGGGGCAATCGGGTGCAGTTGACTTAACAGATTGGGTTCGGTTGTGTGATCAAGAAGGTAGAGGAATGGACTGTATTGATAGAGACATTGCAGGAGGAGAAGAACACTGCAAAGCAATGGATGATCTGCTTGCTGTGTCATTAAGGTGTATTCTTCCAGTAAATGAAAGGCCTAACATCAGACAAGTTGTTGAAAATTTATGTTCCATATCTGTGTGA